One stretch of Miscanthus floridulus cultivar M001 chromosome 18, ASM1932011v1, whole genome shotgun sequence DNA includes these proteins:
- the LOC136519780 gene encoding aspartyl protease family protein At5g10770-like codes for MNRLSTLLQRSSVSSSAAAPAPSADPFPVSSYPPVAPPAEAPAVTIPDSTGTSLDTLEFVVTVGFGTPAQNYTLSIDTGSDVSWIQCLPCSGHCYKQHDPVFDPTKSTTYSAVPCGHPQCAAAGGKCSNGTCVYKVEYGDGSSTAGVLSHETLSLTSTQALPGFAFGCGQTNVGGFGDVDGLIGLGRGALSLSSQAATTFGATFSYCLPSFDTTHGYLTIGSTTPASNDKVQYTAMIQKKDHPSLYFVELVSIDIGGFILPVPPTVFTKDGTLLDSGTIVTYLPPEAYIALRDRFKFTMTQYKPAPAYDPFDTCYDFTGQSGLFLPGVSFKFSDGSVFDVSAFGIMIFPDDTAPATGCLAFVPRPSTMPFNIIGNTQQRDTEVIYDVAAEKIGFDLGSC; via the exons ATGAACCGGCTGAGCACACTCCTCCAGAGGTCCTCCGTCTCATCATCAGCGGCCGCACCAGCTCCATCGGCAGACCCGTTCCCCGTGAGTTCGTATCCTCCGGTGGCGCCGCCAGCTGAGGCGCCGGCCGTGACGATCCCGGACAGCACCGGGACGTCCCTCGACACGCTGGAGTTCGTGGTCACCGTCGGCTTCGGCACGCCGGCCCAGAATTACACGCTGAGCATCGACACCGGCAGCGACGTGTCGTGGATCCAGTGCCTACCCTGCTCCGGGCACTGCTACAAGCAGCACGACCCTGTCTTCGACCCGACCAAGTCCACCACCTACTCCGCTGTCCCCTGCGGCCACCCGCAGTGCGCGGCCGCCGGCGGTAAGTGCAGCAACGGCACTTGCGTCTACAAGGTCGAGTACGGCGATGGCTCGTCCACCGCTGGGGTCCTGTCGCACGAGACGCTGTCGCTCACCTCCACGCAGGCACTCCCCGGGTTCGCGTTCGGATGCGGCCAGACAAacgtcggtggcttcggcgacgtTGATGGGCTCATCGGCCTCGGCCGCGGCGCGCTGTCGCTGTCCTCGCAAGCCGCCACGACGTTCGGCGCCACCTTCTCGTACTGCCTGCCGTCGTTCGACACCACGCATGGGTACCTCACCATCGGCTCCACTACTCCGGCCTCCAACGACAAGGTGCAGTACACGGCGATGATACAGAAGAAAGATCACCCGTCCTTGTACTTCGTGGAGCTCGTCTCCATCGACATCGGCGGCTTCATCTTGCCGGTGCCACCGACGGTGTTCACAAAAGACGGCACGCTCCTCGACTCTGGCACCATCGTCACCTAC CTCCCACCGGAGGCATACATCGCGCTCCGCGACCGCTTCAAGTTCACCATGACGCAGTACAAGCCGGCGCCGGCGTACGACCCCTTCGACACGTGCTACGACTTCACGGGGCAGAGTGGACTCTTCCTACCGGGTGTGTCTTTCAAGTTCAGCGACGGCTCCGTGTTCGACGTGAGCGCTTTCGGGATCATGATATTCCCAGATGACACGGCGCCCGCCaccggctgcctcgcgttcgtgCCGAGACCTTCGACAATGCCGTTCAACATCATCGGCAACACGCAGCAGCGGGACACCGAGGTGATCTACGACGTTGCCGCGGAGAAGATCGGATTTGACCTGGGGAGTTGCtga
- the LOC136523936 gene encoding aspartyl protease family protein At5g10770-like, with protein MGILSSLRSFKADISESKLRQYTYSSMASPLLLVVVLCSYCCYIAHAGDEHGFVVVPRRSYEPQAVCSASRVNLERSSSVPLVHRYGPCAPLRYSDVPMPSFSETLRRSRARTYYIKSRASMDMGSTPDDAAVTAPTHLGGFVDSLEYVVTLGFGTPSVPQVLLMDTGSSFTWVQCTPCNSTKCYPQKDPLFDPSKSSTYAPIACDTDTCRKLGKRYKNGCTSGGTECGYFVGYGDGSRTRGVYSNETLTLAPGVTVKDFRFGCGHDQRGPNDKYDGLLGLGGAPESLAVQTSSVYGGAFSYCLPALNSQAGFLSLGAPSANTSAFVFTPMGHLPGWPTFYMVNMTGISVGGKPLDIPQSAFRGGMIIDSGTIVTELPETAYNAVEAALRTALAAYPMVASDDFDTCYNFTGYSNVTVPRVAFTFRGGATIDLDVPNGILVKDCLAFRESGPDVGLGTIGNVNQRTLEVLYDAGRGIVGFRADAC; from the exons ATGGGAATTCTTAGCAGTCTTCGCAGCTTCAAGGCGGATATCAGCGAATCCAAGTTGAGGC AATACACATATTCTTCCATGGCTTCTCCTCTGCTTCTGGTCGTTGTCTTGTGCAGCTACTGCTGCTACATCGCTCATGCAGGCGACGAGCATGGGTTTGTAGTGGTGCCACGCAGGTCTTATGAGCCACAAGCAGTATGCTCTGCATCCAGAG TGAACCTGGAGCGGAGCAGCTCAGTGCCACTAGTGCACCGGTACGGGCCGTGCGCGCCGTTACGGTACTCTGACGTGCCGATGCCGTCCTTCTCCGAGACGCTACGCCGTAGCCGCGCCCGCACGTACTACATCAAGAGCCGAGCGTCCATGGACATGGGCAGTACACCAGACGATGCCGCCGTGACCGCCCCAACCCACCTAGGTGGTTTTGTGGACTCGCTGGAGTACGTTGTCACGCTGGGCTTCGGCACGCCATCCGTGCCGCAGGTCCTCCTCATGGACACCGGCAGCTCCTTCACGTGGGTGCAGTGCACGCCATGCAACTCCACCAAGTGCTACCCGCAGAAGGATCCTCTCTTTGATCCCAGCAAGTCTTCCACCTACGCTCCCATCGCCTGCGACACCGACACGTGCCGGAAGCTTGGAAAACGCTACAAGAACGGCTGCACAAGCGGCGGCACCGAGTGCGGATACTTCGTCGGGTACGGAGACGGCTCGCGTACGAGGGGTGTGTACAGCAACGAGACGCTAACGCTGGCTCCGGGGGTCACCGTCAAGGATTTCCGTTTCGGCTGTGGCCACGACCAGCGCGGTCCTAATGACAAGTACGACGGCCTCTTGGGCCTTGGAGGCGCCCCGGAGTCGCTAGCCGTGCAGACGTCTTCGGTCTACGGTGGCGCCTTCTCGTACTGCCTCCCGGCGCTGAACAGCCAAGCGGGGTTCCTATCCCTCGGTGCGCCGAGCGCCAACACATCGGCCTTTGTGTTCACGCCGATGGGGCACCTGCCGGGGTGGCCAACGTTTTACATGGTGAACATGACAGGCATCAGCGTGGGTGGGAAGCCGCTGGACATCCCGCAATCGGCGTTCCGTGGTGGCATGATCATAGACTCCGGCACGATCGTCACGGAGCTCCCGGAAACTGCGTACAACGCGGTGGAGGCAGCGCTCCGGACGGCCTTGGCGGCGTACCCCATGGTGGCAAGCGACGACTTTGACACCTGCTACAACTTCACCGGTTACAGCAATGTCACCGTGCCGAGGGTCGCGTTCACGTTCCGTGGCGGCGCCACCATCGACCTCGACGTCCCCAATGGGATTCTGGTGAAGGACTGCCTCGCCTTCCGGGAGTCAGGGCCAGACGTCGGCCTCGGCACCATCGGCAACGTTAATCAGCGCACGCTCGAGGTGCTCTACGATGCCGGCCGTGGTATCGTCGGATTCCGAGCCGATGCATGCTGA